A single genomic interval of Carassius auratus strain Wakin chromosome 30, ASM336829v1, whole genome shotgun sequence harbors:
- the LOC113049558 gene encoding uncharacterized protein LOC113049558 isoform X2 encodes MKVLLCVCFILFVTDKATGQTSVACENVSDFDPCQSGVGFCNEEISRCTCFKGQPFCRCNSQKGEFYINEECSQKWTVVTFALVASLPGLTLAVLVGVVVYVMMLPSNKSHTGEGMTTPKTASKEQDLFPEIAFASDMNGRPPPNMRPVQQGHIPMTAIPNHPGMRDSQMGGPARPYSVSRSVRPSVDSMPDGRPREPNNMYTGMRDPPMGGPVQPYSGAVRGQIVSNPYAIDSTSRNPYEDRSPSADHHSDYRPRAPSHTYDDLKHNQPYSPAPLYGSSDHGNLRNGFPRPQLSLRY; translated from the exons ATGAAGGTCttactctgtgtgtgtttcatcttGTTTGTTACTGATAAGGCAACTGGACAGACATCAGTCG CCTGTGAAAATGTTTCTGACTTTGACCCATGTCAGAGTGGTGTGGGGTTCTGTAATGAGGAAATTAGCAGATGTACCTGTTTCAAAGGACAACCGTTCTGTCG GTGCAACAGTCAAAAAGGTGAGTTTTACATTAATGAAGAATGCTCTCAGAAATGGACAGTAGTGACCTTTGCCCTGGTGGCATCTCTGCCTGGTCTCACACTCGCTGTGTTGGTTGGGGTGGTTGTTTATGTGATGATGTTGCCATCAAACAAGAGCCACACAGG tgaAGGAATGACAACACCCAAGACGGCATCTAAAGAGCAGGATTTGTTTCCTGAAATTGCTTTTGCTTCTGATATGAAT GGTCGGCCTCCCCCTAACATGAGACCTGTACAACAAGGTCATATTCCCATGACAGCCATCCCCAACCACCC TGGGATGCGTGATTCTCAAATGGGAGGTCCTGCTCGGCCCTATAG tgtATCCAGAAGTGTGCGCCCATCTGTTGACAGCATGCCCGATGGACGACCTCGCGAGCCAAACAA CATGTACACCGGGATGCGTGACCCTCCTATGGGAGGTCCAGTGCAGCCCTACAG TGGTGCAGTTCGGGGTCAGATTGTTAGCAACCCTTACGCTATAGATTCAACCAGTCGAAACCCCTATGAAGATCGCAGTCCTTCTGCAGACCACCACAGTGATTACAGACCACGTGCCCCTTCACACACATATGATGACCTG AAACACAACCAGCCCTATTCTCCTGCTCCACTCTACGGTTCCTCGGACCATGGAAACCTCCGCAATGGATTTCCACGACCCCAATTAAGTCTacgatactaa
- the LOC113049558 gene encoding uncharacterized protein LOC113049558 isoform X1, whose product MKVLLCVCFILFVTDKATGQTSVACENVSDFDPCQSGVGFCNEEISRCTCFKGQPFCRCNSQKGEFYINEECSQKWTVVTFALVASLPGLTLAVLVGVVVYVMMLPSNKSHTGEGMTTPKTASKEQDLFPEIAFASDMNGRPPPNMRPVQQGHIPMTAIPNHPGMRDSQMGGPARPYSVSRSVRPSVDSMPDGRPREPNNMYTGMRDPPMGGPVQPYSSGAVRGQIVSNPYAIDSTSRNPYEDRSPSADHHSDYRPRAPSHTYDDLKHNQPYSPAPLYGSSDHGNLRNGFPRPQLSLRY is encoded by the exons ATGAAGGTCttactctgtgtgtgtttcatcttGTTTGTTACTGATAAGGCAACTGGACAGACATCAGTCG CCTGTGAAAATGTTTCTGACTTTGACCCATGTCAGAGTGGTGTGGGGTTCTGTAATGAGGAAATTAGCAGATGTACCTGTTTCAAAGGACAACCGTTCTGTCG GTGCAACAGTCAAAAAGGTGAGTTTTACATTAATGAAGAATGCTCTCAGAAATGGACAGTAGTGACCTTTGCCCTGGTGGCATCTCTGCCTGGTCTCACACTCGCTGTGTTGGTTGGGGTGGTTGTTTATGTGATGATGTTGCCATCAAACAAGAGCCACACAGG tgaAGGAATGACAACACCCAAGACGGCATCTAAAGAGCAGGATTTGTTTCCTGAAATTGCTTTTGCTTCTGATATGAAT GGTCGGCCTCCCCCTAACATGAGACCTGTACAACAAGGTCATATTCCCATGACAGCCATCCCCAACCACCC TGGGATGCGTGATTCTCAAATGGGAGGTCCTGCTCGGCCCTATAG tgtATCCAGAAGTGTGCGCCCATCTGTTGACAGCATGCCCGATGGACGACCTCGCGAGCCAAACAA CATGTACACCGGGATGCGTGACCCTCCTATGGGAGGTCCAGTGCAGCCCTACAG CAGTGGTGCAGTTCGGGGTCAGATTGTTAGCAACCCTTACGCTATAGATTCAACCAGTCGAAACCCCTATGAAGATCGCAGTCCTTCTGCAGACCACCACAGTGATTACAGACCACGTGCCCCTTCACACACATATGATGACCTG AAACACAACCAGCCCTATTCTCCTGCTCCACTCTACGGTTCCTCGGACCATGGAAACCTCCGCAATGGATTTCCACGACCCCAATTAAGTCTacgatactaa